In the genome of Amphiura filiformis chromosome 4, Afil_fr2py, whole genome shotgun sequence, one region contains:
- the LOC140150680 gene encoding all-trans-retinol 13,14-reductase-like, whose product MAFASKLVTFVGANFPTIAVIALIVLLVIIFVKLLGGTKSGPNPFAHNSIRTPEPLVTELAKRDKVLKQGFKANSVPDGLDAIVIGSGIGGLSVASILSRVGKKVLVLEQHDQAGGCCHTYIDKGFEFDVGIHLIGEMAGNTLTKLYMDQLTDGQLTWVPLDDNFDNVAIGKAGEHKHYPLMAGSRQIFRDALVKQFPDEEKAIDQYMKLIKDAAKTLNNAVVIKLLPVSVVKFLISTGLINLVTKWFNYSSRTLQEVVDGLTDNAHLKAVLCYSFGDYGTMPDETSFCMHALLINHYVHGAYYPRGGASEIAFHIIPTIERSGGRVLVRAPVKEILLDSEGKACGVRVKKTSGDVDIHAPLIISNAGIANTFGNLLPKQITSKFGEWQSKYKGARHGVGSMNLFVGLRGTKEELNLPANQLWAYTGPDYNKAVREYMAKSREDCFNEDIPLLFISFPSAKDPTYNERFPGKSACTVVTLGNWDWFAEWEDERVMKRGDDYESFKDIMAKKAWEQVCGYFPQVKDRVEYFEAATPVTNKFYIGAMKGEMYGLDHNKERFQAKLWSRMRPETNIPNLYLTGQDIMTCGMTGAMFGGLICACKLLNRNVMGDLANLRKKMKKSK is encoded by the exons ATGGCTTTCGCTAGCAAGCTTGTAACGTTCGTTGGGGCGAATTTCCCAACAATTGCTGTAATAGCTCTGATAGTTTTGCTTGTCATCATATTTGTCAAGTTATTGGGAGGCACCAAAAGTGGTCCCAATCCGTTTGCACACAATTCAATCAGAACTCCTGAGCCGCTGGTTACGGAGCTTGCAAAGCGAGACAAAGTTCTCAAAcaag GTTTCAAAGCTAACAGCGTTCCAGATGGCTTAGATGCTATCGTCATCGGTAGTGGTATAGGCGGCCTCTCCGTAGCATCCATTCTATCCCGTGTCGGCAAAAAAGTACTAGTGCTAGAACAGCATGACCAAGCAGGAGGATGCTGTCATACATATATCGATAAGGGATTTGAATTTGATGTGG GAATCCATCTTATCGGGGAAATGGCTGGAAATACACTAACCAAGCTGTATATGGACCAACTGACCGATGGTCAACTGACCTGGGTTCCACTGGACGATAACTTTGACAATGTGGCTATTGGTAAAGCCGGTGAACATAAACATTATCCATTGATGGCCGGTAGCAGACAGATCTTTAGGGATGCTCTTGTGAAGCAATTCCCTGATGAAGAGAAGGCTATTGATCAGTATATGAAATTAATCAAG GATGCTGCTAAAACACTGAATAATGCAGTTGTGATCAAATTGCTCCCGGTTTCTGTTGTCAAGTTCCTAATCTCTACGGGCCTAATCAATCTTGTGACAAAGTGGTTCAATTACTCCAGTCGTACCCTTCAGGAGGTGGTGGATGGACTCACTGACAACGCACATCTCAAAGCGGTATTGTGCTACAGCTTTGGTGATTATG GTACAATGCCAGATGAGACCAGTTTCTGTATGCATGCATTACTTATAAACCACTATGTGCATGGTGCCTATTACCCTCGCGGTGGTGCTAGTGAAATTGCCTTCCATATCATACCAACCATTGAACGGTCCGGCGGACGTGTACTGGTGAGAGCACCTGTCAAGGAGATCCTGTTGGACAGTGAAGGAAAAGCATGCG GAGTACGAGTAAAGAAAACCAGTGGTGATGTGGACATCCATGCTCCACTCATAATCTCTAACGCAGGCATAGCCAACACCTTTGGGAATTTACTACCAAAACAGATCACAAGCAAATTTG GCGAATGGCAAAGCAAATACAAGGGTGCTCGTCATGGCGTAGGCTCCATGAATCTCTTTGTAGGTCTTCGAGGTACCAAAGAAGAACTGAATCTCCCTGCTAACCAACTATGGGCCTATACCGGTCCCGACTATAATAAGGCAGTACGTGAATACATGGCCAAGAGCAGGGAGGACTGCTTTAATGAGGATATCCCGCTGCTGTTCATCAGTTTTCCATCAGCGAAGGATCCTACTTATAATGAGAGATTTCCAG GCAAATCAGCATGTACTGTGGTCACTTTGGGCAACTGGGATTGGTTTGCTGAATGGGAGGATGAACGAGTGATGAAACGTGGTGACGACTATGAATCATTCAAGGACATTATGGCTAAGAAAGCGTGGGAGCAGGTGTGCGGCTACTTTCCTCAAGTTAAGGATAGG GTGGAGTATTTTGAAGCGGCAACTCCAGTGACCAACAAGTTCTACATAGGGGCAATGAAAGGAGAGATGTATGGTCTTGATCATAACAAAGAGAGATTCCAAGCTAAACTATGGAGTCGTATGAGGCCGGAAACCAATATACCAAACCTGTATCTTACTG GTCAAGACATAATGACTTGTGGAATGACAGGTGCCATGTTTGGCGGTCTCATCTGTGCCTGTAAACTTCTTAATCGCAACGTGATGGGGGATCTAGCCAACCTGCGCAAGAAGATGAAGAAATCCAAGTAG